gaatGGAAGATGAGATCCCAGGAAAGCTTCAATAATATGGAGCTCAAGGCTGGAGCGGGGAGGGAAAGTGAGGAGGGGAGATCCAAGGGAAAAACAAAATCACAAGAAGGCTAATCTCAGATCCACAGAGCAGTTCCTAATCCACATATGGGTTTCATGGCTTCGCTTCAAATCATAGAAGAAATGAAGACTACTGGGGCAGTTTAGTTCCCCAGGGCTGAGATGGGAATCCAAGAAAAACCACCAGTCCCTTAAAAGTCTCCTGAACCAAGGATTTTCCAATTGCTTCTTAAAGGAAATCTATCTGACAAGCAGGCCTCTAAGGTGCCAAACTTCGGAAATTTTCTCTGTGTGTTCTCTCTCTTTAATGGTCTCCAAACAAGGAGCTCCCCCGCTTTCCACCCCTGAAATGTTCACGTCTATATGGGGCTGAAGTGGAATTTTTCTCGGAAAGAGAAGCGGCCCGCTCCGAAAGCCTTGCAGGGGACGGCTGAGGAAAAAGCAGAGCCGCGCCAAAAATAAAAAGGCGCCTCAGCGACAACAGGTCACAAGTCCCGCGACTCCTCTCGCTTGATTGTGCAAGCGCGCCCGTCGACACCAGGGAGGCTGAGGCCCAGGCCAGCCTTGAGCCTCTTGTTCTGGTGCGTTTTGACATGCTTGGCCAGGTGGTCGCTGCGCATGAAGCGCTTGCCGCACTCGGCGCATCCGAAGCGCTTCTCGCCGGTGTGAGTCCGCAGGTGCCGCTGGAGCTCGTCGGAGCGCGTGAAGCTCTTGCCGCAGAAGAGCCAGTTGCAGACGAAGGGCCGGTCGCCCGTGTGCCAGCGCAGGTGCGCCTTGAGATGCGACGTCTTGCCGTAGACCTTCCCGCAGCCCGGGACGTGGCACACGTGCTGCTTCTTTTTCCCGGGCTCGGCGGCTGAGGCGGCGTCGGGCCCGTTGCCTGCCGCTACCTGGCAATTGGGGCAGCGGCAGCGGCGGCACCTCCTGGCCGTGGCCGCCAGGGGCGCTTTGGGGTGCAGCAGGGCGGCCAGCTGCGACTGATACTGCGCCAGCTCCGAAGGCGCCAAAACCAGCCCGCGCTGCAACCCGCCGGCGAAGCGGTGCGCGCAAGTGCCCGGCCCTGGCGCCGCCTGTTGGATGCTCCACCAAGGAAGGTCTTCGGGCCCCGGCGACAGCTGCCGGCAGGATTGAGGCGCGGGCGGCGGGGGCATCAGGTTGGAGTAGCCGGGCGGGAGGGCCGCCTGGGCGGCGTAGGGCACGTACGCCGGCGGCGGGCAGGCGGACGAGAGGGCGCCCATGGAAGCCGGCAGCATCTTGACCGGCGAGAACTCGTAAGGGTACGACGGATCCGCGGGGGGCGTCAAGGGCAGCTCGTGGCCGGCGGCGAAAGCCGGCTGCGGGGTGAGCCCGAGGCTGGGCGGCGGCAGTCCTCCCGGCGAGTGGGCCGGCATTTCGCTGCTCCACGGGTGAAAGATCCTGGACGGGGAGCCCAAGCTCGACTCGTAAGAGACCTGCAGGAAATCCGAAGGAGCGACCGGCGCGCTCGGCTGCCCGATGCGGCTACAGGTGGCGGCCAGGAGAGCCAGAGGGGAGCGCTTGGCCAAGTCGGGAGAGGCGCTGGGGGTCCGGTCCTGCGGcaaaaggtggaggaggagaaagagaggcggttAATCCTAGCTGTCCCTTCGGGCTCCTTCCTCTCCGCCTAGCAGCGAACGCCTGTCGTGGGATGCCCGGCAGcatctccaaaaaaaaaaagtttgttgcaaaagcgCTAAGTACCAGTTGCTGAGCCCGGCACCTGGGCGGGGCGTTTCTCGGCAGAACAATGAACCGCAAAGCTGGGATGCCCGGAGTCAGTGCTTCGTCCCGCTCTCATCCCGCCCACTTCAAGTTCGGTGCCAACTTTGAAAGCCTCACCGCCTACCCCGCTGGAAGAGACCCTCGCGCCCCAgctgccttcctcctcctcctcctcttccccaagCCTGCCAATCATTCTGGCCGACTTCCGACGACTCCGACCCTCCAAGCTCGGGACAATAGCTTTGGAAAAGGGAAGAAGGACGAGTTTTTAGaagaccgcttcacagtgctttcacagccctctctaagcgatttacagaatcagcctcttgcccccaacaatctgggtccccattttacccacttcggaaggatggaaggctcagtcaaccttgagccggtggtgagatttgaactgctgaactatgtctagcagttagttgaagtagcctgcagtgcttcactctaaccactgcaccaccgaggctcttttgaaaaggggagggaggggtagAAGATGCAGCAAGCCCCCTTGATCGTAGGGAACCTTTCAAGAGAGCAGGCAGGgaaaactttttttcttgttcAAAAGtgggtttaaaaataataataagccgCCCGGGGAATCGGGGGATATTTACTCAGATACCTATTTTTAACATGCGCGATCAACCCCTGTAACTTTTCCGATGGCCCCTAGTGgtccccagtgtttcccaaccttggcgacttgaagatatctggacttcaactcccagaattccccagccagcgaatgctggctggggaattctgggagttgaagtccaaatatcttcaagttgccaaggttgggaaactgccCTAGACAACCCACCGGCTTCCCGCTTGGTGGCCTCCTGCCAATCTTTGTCATTCCAATATTGTCCTGCCCGGGGGTTAGGAGGGAGGCGGAGGAGGCTCCCGGTACTCTACCCTCAGTCTTCAAACTAGCGACTAACCTGGAGAAACGCCTGCAGGGAGTCGTTCCGGAGGACGGCCACCGCGGCCATGGCTATCGTGTccggagggaggagaagaagccggagggccgccgtcgccgccacaTAAAGTCGCCAACAGGAAAAGCCGCCCGGCGTCTCTGCCCTCCGCTCGatttcttctctccccccacccccctcgcCGACTTCTGCCAGGCTCGGCGCGATCTCCGCGGACTGTCTGACTGCAACCAGGATCACCTCCAAGAATTTGATAAGGACTTTGCTGGGCCGCCAGCCAGTCAGGAGGAAGATTTATGGCTTTGAAGTTTGCCGCTGCCCAATCATCAAAGAATAGCGGCTCTTTCAGAAGCGAAAGCAAATCCTTTGAATCCACAAAGCTCCTATGGTGTGTTTGTTGGTCTGGATAAAAGGGCTGATTATTAGGGGGGATGGGAAGGGAGGAGATAAAGGCGGGACAATTAATGAAGTAATCACTATGTGGGAAATGTATATACACAAATAATTGGATTTTCTTGATCAAAGGGACTCGCACCGCCTGGAGACTCGCACTCGACGTTTCAAGACATTGTATCTTGCCCGAACCACTTGCTTTCTTCTTGCTTCCCCACTTCTCCTTAAGTCTGAAATGCGTATATCGCGATTAAAAAATTCGCCTCGGAGTCTTAAGACAATGCGTCTTTTGCTGTATCTCACGGATATTTGCCTCTAGACCGTCTGTTTGGATGAGACTCGGCAACTCTACAGTtactccatttaaaaaaataaatttgcccAAAGTTCACTGGAGGGACACCTGGACCCAATATAAAAGTTTGCATTGAGCGGTTATGTACTTTTCTCTAACAAGAGAATATATGTGATTGTGTACCTTGTAAATAACCAAAGGAAAGGCGTATTCGATCTCGGATCCAttgggtgggatgggtggggttttttggcttttattaaaaaaaaaatctggtgcaATTTTCTTAGTTAATACTTTGAAAGGGACCCCTTTAGATAGTGATATCCAAATTTTCTGGCGACAAAGACCTGGAGTTCTCTGATTTTATAGAGCAAGAAAGCCGCCCATGAACTTTACACTCCTTTGATTGAAAAGACGTCCTTCTAAGTAAAGTGGGTAACCGCTCAAAGAGGCCGCCGCGGTAAGACCCTGTTTCTTTCAAGCCCCTCGGGACGGCGAGTTGGGCTGCAAAACACCCCTCACCCATCCCATCTCAAAACCATTTCCATCGCCTCCTTCGGATGATTTAAGTTTAACTTCTCGGTTGTTTTGGCTTCAGAAGCGGAACTGCTTTTCTCTttattgctatttaaaaaaaaaaaaaagttgctccCTTCCAGTCTTCCCGCGCTTTCCACTTTCCGGCAAAAAAAGTGACCCGAGAAGCTGCTGTCGTTGGCTTGTCCCCGATTTCCAAGCGATTCGATACTTGTGGGCGCGCTtacttggaaagaaaaaaaaaaaaagagcggcGAGGCTTAACTTTAAACGGCCGGGCCGACTTTTCCTCAGCGACTGTGCCAAGAGAGAGAATGGAAGATCCGTGCACGCTCGGCCTGGCTGACTAACTCGCCGCTGCCGCCTTTGGGGTGGGACCGAGCTGAAGTTGAGCCACGTGCCGAAGAAGAGCTTTGTACTGTCAGGGCATCTCGGGAAAGAGGAAGCGGGCGGAGGCGGTCGCAGGCGGGAGGCAGGGCCTTTGCTCCTCCCTGCCGCTACTAGCAGAAGTTTCTGTTACTTTCCTCACACAGGTAACCTGAGCCGCCCCGCTTTGATTGTTTTCGTGTTGCCACTGAGACCTTTTTGAGGGGCCGTCCGACCacgaaagagaaaggaagggggagggagggagagagatatctTTATCCGGCCTTCCTATCCAAACAACCCGCGGCCTCGCCAAAGGGGTTCCCAAGAGTTGTAAAAGACTCTGAATCCGCGTCGGTAGCCCTTTGAAGGGATTAAAGGGCTGGGGCCTCTCCCACGGCTCCGTACAGATTCCCAAGGAAGAAGCCAAAGCCCCTCGCCGGGGCCTCTGGGTGTATAGGCTTCCTCCACCTCGCGCGTTCTGCGGTGAGCGGAGGAAGGCGGCGTCGGAGGGGTTTTTATTTTTCAGTCCCGCCGTTGCTTAAATCGTATCGATCCATATGGAAATGCGGGCCggcgtggggggaggggggaatggagCGGATCGATCCGTGGAGAGAATCGACGGAAGCTTTTAATCAAAGGCCCCACTGCGGTCCGCCTGAGGAAGGGTTGGATGGTCCCCAGGCGCTTTTGTGCACAGTAAATGCGCTCAAGGATACGCAGCATAACGTTGCGTTTATACAGTAATAAACTTAAATACcccgttgttattattataattatattagtagaagacttccaaggtcctttccaactttggttattctgaataaattgtgcagggggttcgactagaacaggggtaggcaaagttgggtctcctatgacttgtggacttcaactcccagaattcttgagccaatcatgctagctcgggaattctgggagttgaagtccacatgtcatagaagagtcaactttgcctacccctggactagaagacctccaagggttcttccaattcttattctgaataaaacacctgttttctctttttttcccagtTAACCACACTGAGCCACAGCAACGCATGGCCGGGTATGCtagtattattataattataataatcccCCCTTTAAATGAGAGCCCAGGGTAAACTAATTTCTTCGCCATCCAGTCTCTCTAATTCCCTGGTTTCGTGGAGAGCCaaaaggcaaaagaagaaggactgcTTCTGTCTTGTTGTGGTTCCCTGTCCAATCTCCAGCTGTTCGGATTTGGTTTGGCTCCATCTTTGAAGGCTTGTGAAGAAACAAGCCGTGGCATTGTGGACTTCCAAGAGGCTTTCCTCGCAGTTATTCTCTTTCTAGAAACTGCAGCTGTTTACATAGGACCGCAGAGACCAGAGCAAACTCAGGAGCATTTTCTGGCCTGGGATGGCAGGCAGGGAGATTCCCAAGGCCACCcaaaacaaaccaaaccaaacaataaacaaaacaaaaaagaaggtGCTCAACTATACCAATTCTCTTTAGGTTCATAGCAGAGTGGGGAGGCTAGTTTGgaagcagtattattattattattattattattattattattattattattaataataataataattattattattattattaattagatttgtatgccagagTTATGAGTTATTTATTAGATCAGTAACcagagtaatagtaataattcgtTGCAAATCCAGCCATAATGTTTATAATGGTTTGCTGGCTAGGGGCAGTGGTGGGGAGTGCTCTTTCCCTACATTTACATCATTGCTTTGGTCCAGCACCCTGCCCTTCTGCTAGCTAAAGCCCCTATTTATGAAAGAAAGCTCCAGAACAATCAGATGTAGTTGCAACAGATGTTGTTACAAGCCAGGGAAGATTCCTTTGGAGCCATTAATACACATTCACCTTTTGAAGGCTATGAATCTGTTAACTCACCTCAACCTaaggctaatttatttatttatttatttatttattttgtccaatacacaatgagggttttagtgggtatatatcaatatacacatagtaaaatacatgatgaaggttatagaggagatactcatagtaaaatatatctaagaaataatagaaaagaagatataggaatagaatatatcaatgaaagaatagaagaagagatataggaatagaggaaaggtataggagatataggagagcaataggacagaggacggaaggcactctagtgcacttgtactcgcctttCAATGGTAATACTCACCTTTCAATGGTAATACTCGCCTTTCAATGGTAATACCCATTGTTGTATGTCCCAGTAATGAACCACCCACAAGAGCGAGGTATTAACTGGACAGAGAATACAATCGTCTGCTGTGCCtatcttgatttatttattaaaaatcgcATCACACTGCACTTTGTTTGGACATCTCCAGGAGAGGTATAGGATCAGCTTGAATCTGGATGTGCAATGAGATTGAGGAAATCAATATTCCATTTTTTGGATCTAAGCCAATTGGTCAGCAAAAACTTCCCCCCCCCAATTGCTATGGTCTATATTTCATCAGTAATGGAAAATTGGTGCTTTGCACtctaatgaaatatttttattgctatGATAATCGCTTCCTTCAAAGCCCTTTGAAGGACAGTGGACTACAGTTATTTCATATCTGTGTCTCTTCTTGAAAAACCTATAATTACCACCAAACCAAATACTGTATCCTGTTACTTTGAACATTAGCGAAGAGCAGGAAAAGTGACACAGCAAAGCTTAACAGGACAAAATTAAGAAGTGGAATCATGCAGACTTTAAACAGAAGTAGAGTTCGGACAGCTAAAAGATTAAGAATCATATTGAACCATAATAGTCTGGCCTAGGATGGCACCAAATGGAAGCAGTATAATGAAGATGTAAActtcttccattttattttgtCACTGGGAGTCCAGGAAATGTTCTCCAATAACCCTCCATCAAATGGCTTCAGAGAAGATAAGGTGATAGCAGCAACCTGTAGGAACAGACCTGTCTCTCGGTAGAAAAAAACAGCAGCAAGAATGGAAGTGCAGAGGCAACTTCAGGTTTGGGGCTGGATTTTCTTCTCCAAAGAGTCTTATAGACCCTTTTTCATACTCCAGACAATGGAAATCTGGAGAGAGGAAGTGAGAATGAAGTGCATAGGTAATGTTCATTTTGGGAGAGGGGCAGTACTCCAAAACAAAGGGAGAATTACATAAAAACTAGTGTAGATACTCAATCATGGCTGCAAAAACTGGGAGGACCATTGGATGGCAACAAGGAGTTGGAGCTGTACTGCTTTGCTGCCATCTTGCAGTTTCTGGATTTTTGCATTCCATATTCTGGTAGTCTAAAAAAACATACCTGCTGACACTGATTTGATTAATACCTGGATGCTGATCCTGGTTTGATTAATACATGGATGCATATTACGTACGTGGAAAAAACTAAAGTATTATAAACATACGTGGAGCACTTCATGCAAATCTATATGATTTTTTGCAAAATAATCAATCTCAGGTTGTATGGTAGACTGAAGAGGGGAAGCTTGGTGGGGCAGCAGAGAATTGTAAAGCTTTGAActaaaattaaaggaaaaaagtATAGGAAACTAGTTTTTCTGTATCAGGGAAACTCCCAATCATTCTGCTAGTGAGGCCCTAGATTTCTGCCCTGTAAATACCACTGTGGACCAAACAATAGACAGTAGTAGCGTGTAACTTTCAGATTAATTTACAATTGCAGGGTAAGGAGTCCATCCAGAATGAAGTCAAAACATGTAGTCAAAACATATTACTTTCAAATGTTGCTGGATTGTGTGACCCATTAAAAACTAATAATATGTATATTGGTATTTCAGCGCAGAAGAGATATCTTTGCTGCAGCCTTAAAAAACGCATTGCAAAGTTCAGTGACTTCAGCAATCTTCAGAAAAATAGTGCATACCTGCAGGCAGGGACTTCCTTACTAGTCATGTTTGTGAGCTGCTTTGGTTGCCTTTTTTGTTTTGGCTGAAGAACAAAGCATAAATTGTggcttttttccttttattaaaaaaaacaacatgagagaactaaaaaatccattgttaggaggaaaaaaacctcgaaagaaagaaaaaaccaccCAAATACTTGAAAGTacatatccatttatttatttgaatgttAAAGATGAATATCCCTAAAAGAAATtgtggacatttatttattggtGGACAGGTGTGTTTGTGTAGAGCAGATAAAAATATATGTCTGGCTTCCCTCTTTGTCACCTTACGGTtggtaaataaatgaataaatttgatTAGTTTATGAAAAACGTATTGAACTTGATTTGTTTGAATCCAAATTGGAACTTGTAACAAATCTCTTTTCAATGTATATTCAGTGGCagctgggttttgtttttttacaataGTTACATCTGTAATTCTACAGAAGGATTTATCTTCACATTATTTATATCAAATTGATTTAATTCCATGCTTAATATGTGGATGAACAAGGAATGGGATAAGAGAGAAAAGATCAGGGGTTGAAAGTGGCTTCTGATTTTTCAAGTATCTAAAAAtctgcaagtagtcctcaatatatgaccacagttgagagcaaaatttttgttgctaaacaagacagatGTTAAGTGAGTTCTGATTCATTTTATGCCTTATCTTATAGTTATTAACTGAATGTGGCCTcggcattgattttgcttgtcaggttTGAAAAGGTAATCAATGATCGCAGGACActataaccatcataaatacatgccagttataccaagcatccaaatttagatcacatgaccatcaggaTATTGTAATGGTTgtttgaaaaatagtcataagtccctttttattCAGAGCCATTGTaatttcagtcactaaatgaatgttggTAAGCTGCGGTTTACCTATATAAACTTTCAAATAATACTTGCTAACTTAGAAATAACTCACATTGGTTCAGCAGGTCATGTGAAGGTTAATTAAATGTAGAATCACAATTATTAGTTGGGCATCTGACATagctaaaaataaatcaaaagcggAATCTAAACTTAGAATTGGATGTTAATGTATGTAGTTTCTGCCAACCACACTGCTATCTAGCTGATTCTGACTGAATCAGATTTCCTCATGAGTGtgtagaaggaagggggagatggACAATATGTTTGGATATGTGATGTATCTATTGTATGCCAACACCAAAGATTGTAATGATTCATCAGATGTTTCCTTAGTCTTAAACACAGAGGAACTATTGATGCCAAGATCTCATGCAGTTTCTAACAGCCTTGATTGGGGCTCCTAAGGCCCCACCAGACATTATATATTATAGGTagcctttgacttatgaccacaattgagacccAGATTTCTGTGGCTAACGATGActacattgctaagcaagactacTAAATGTGACTCTATGtttagttaagtgagttttgccagaATTGTGGCATAAAAGTGACTCAGGtttccccatcgactttgcttgtcagaaggttgcaaaaggacaTGAGACCGGGAAATGGCAACCCTCACAAATACATATCAGctgccaagcattcaaattttgatcgtgtgaccacAAGGaagctgcaatagtcataagtttGAAGAATGGTCattagtcactttttccagtgacgtttcaattttgaacagtcactaattgGATAATtcactaagtcaaggactacttctacAATCAAAAAATTatgtaaattataattaaaacatgtcatattaattgaattaaaattaagTCAATCACGTTTTGTTTTTTGTCATGGTTCATCCACATAGCTGGCTTCACCCTACTTATTTTGGGGAACATCTCTCTTAGTAAACCCCTCCAAAGTTCAAAGGAGGCCCTCAGACTTGCGTATGTCCACCTTAAGAGAATAGAGACTCATCACATGTGTTTCTTTCTCATCTATTATTTGGTCTGCTCTTCCTGAAGTACATATAACataattttgtattatgattattgtaataataatacaattattaATTAGAATTAATAATGATCCTCAGTTCTTAGGATAAACATAGAACCTTCCCCATCCCACACCAATTGGCATTTGCAgtagaggcggagtaacgacacggacacaagagctggatttaaactgggtcatttttattaattaaatttgcataatttatttaaataaatttgcataaactaactataaccctaaacaaggacccacaggttcaacaattgcttccggggcggaaaatgacgtaataaaaacttccggggcaactatgggcgtagttccatgctgatccaggtgaggggccacgccctcacctgactcactgccatgcacttgcatgtgggaggtcccgccgtctatcccatacaaggggaaagcaatgggcgggacccaaagacaggttccccccaattgctcaggttgcttccaccacaagcctttggagagaacctgtcaatcatccccaaagatgcccaacggagtacatgcagttgctaaaccaccacccagttttccgcccctaacctgcctacccaaatgaccaaaggtatgccaattGGCCTGAAcatgagcgaagcaccccctaaccgcctatccgtcaccgcagtgtggaataggcgaaaaaacggtcgcagaaaataccgtgaccgccaaaaattcctattcggccccccgagGAGCGACCCCCACTGGCAcactgaaaaatagggagggcgggtgggtgtttgcctcttgtcatccagggcgaaaaggaggccctggagcctgtccagcccttttatagggcttcaggctccgccctggatgacatcactgggaaggccaaagccttcccaggaggtggccgagatctcacaaaatctcgcgagatctcggccgaagagACAAGATGGCTGCCACACCGAAGgtcagtgtctccctggccctgaagcaaaacgggccggggataaGTCACCGGCCTTGTATTTCTATATTCTTGGAAGCTCCTAATGTTTAAAGACACCACTGAATCTTTGATTTGTCTGAATGCAAATAGCTTTTAGATTGAAATTCCCACTTCCATTgggctgtcaaactcgcggcCCGCAGGCTGGATTTGtcacaagctggccacaccctcacccagtttagcgaagggggaaaaagtcatgGTACATCATGTGACATTGCTGTgacgatgcaagtttgacacccttgcactACCACATCAAACAGTCACATTATTTACCATATCAAGAAATAGAGGATTTGCCAAGGAATTTGCAAGTGGAACATCTTGTgacaaaattataaatgaaattcTTAGGAAAATAAATTGTGTTATTGCATTCAATTGGGTCCGCTCCATAAATTATAAGTGGGGCCTTCTTCCTGATAGAGCCTTGTAGCTTAACCTACTTGAGAGCTCCTTCATATGACTGTAATATTATTAAGGAGCCTGTGTTTGCTATCAAAAAGGATAGTAAGTCCCCGTAGCAATATTATTCCCTCTATTGTTGTCCCTTTTTGCAGTTCTCTTCACTTAGCTAGAATACTGAGGGCAttggcagaaaaaaaaatcatgaacatgCAACCATATAGAGCAGATTGGCAAAGCAGAAACATTATTCCAAAAGAGCAAACATAATAAAATTCAAGGCCTAAACCCAGTTAAGGCAACACCCTGGAAATCCTAGACAAGCAATTAGGGTTATTgtctgtaattaattaattaattaattaaagtcaTTATGCTGAGTTCCAGGTACCCTTGTTGAGGACAGCATCATTGGAAAGCCTTCAATTGTGaccagcaatattaataaaaccgCAGATTGTCACCGATTGGACAACCATAACAATTTGTAACCAAATACATTTATCAGAACCTTTCCTCTAAGGAGTTTAGGAGACTTACCGTATATTATTCTCCCAgctgctgctctctctctctcttttatggtCACAATAACTGGAAGCTCACTCAGACTGAGCAACTTGGCAAAAAAACACAAACCCCAACAGCTGTTTGGCAAAGTTCATGATCATTTGGGATCAGACCCCCTACAAGCCTCTCCAGTTTTATTTATGGTGCCACATGGGCTGGTTTCCTGTTTTGCTTCATATTGTTAGGAACACtccttgcattttgcaagcatGCAAGAGAAACCTATGCACTTAGATGGAGCATTGCAAAAAAAGATCAGCGCAATAAAGTTGCAAAATGAAATTCAGATGGCCCGCCATCTCTTCTGTATGGAAACATCCTTCAGGCACAAAACTCCCTGCATCAGGAAGAAAAACCCTGAGCTCAAAATTTTGCATTCCATTCTGCtaggtacgcgccctggaaggcgtcttcggggacctctcgtaaggtcttcatcacggtTGATTGGATCTCTTCACAATGCGCTACaagtccacgagttcctggccaaacaccaggtgccaacactgccccacccaccccatagtcctgatgtcgctccagcagacttctttttgttcccagccctgaaaggaacccatttttcatccatagaagagatccaatcagacgaagaccttgcaagaggtccccgaagacgccttccagggcgcgtaccagtcgtggcagagttgctggaaaaaatgtgtagaggcccaaggacagtactttgaagaattttaagtgtttgtgcaataaattactttataaaaaaataattgcattacttttggaacgcacctgtATCTTATCTCATAACTGATAGAGAGCAATAGATTTCCGACCTAAACATGTTGACACACTACTTACTTCTCAAAAGGGGATatttcctccctccatctcccccATTAAATGTGTAGCTATTCTGGGCAGGccactttaaaaaaatgcagctCTGTATTTTATAGCCCACGCTGACTCTGATCATAAAGATGGTAAAAATTAGCCATTTCTGATCCCTGCTGCCTTCCTGCAGGGATCGCACAGTTCTCAGGAGCTTCCCAGAAATTTCTTTCAGGGAATAAGTCCTTTTTTCCTGTTAAACATTTCTTTGCATATGTTACGAGTCCTACTCCCTTCTAGATTCCTCGGGGAaacatttcttttctcccttGTTTAATTATATTATCTTCCTACCTCTTCCAGCACCAGTCTAGACAAGTTTGCTGTATTTGAGATCACACAATTAACTCATCCTATTTGTTTCAAAAGGACCTCAAGCATCTCTACTTAAAAGCCAGTGGGCTTAACAGCACTTCAAAGGAAGCAGATACAAAATCGCAGATGA
This genomic window from Erythrolamprus reginae isolate rEryReg1 chromosome 1, rEryReg1.hap1, whole genome shotgun sequence contains:
- the SP5 gene encoding transcription factor Sp5, whose product is MAAVAVLRNDSLQAFLQDRTPSASPDLAKRSPLALLAATCSRIGQPSAPVAPSDFLQVSYESSLGSPSRIFHPWSSEMPAHSPGGLPPPSLGLTPQPAFAAGHELPLTPPADPSYPYEFSPVKMLPASMGALSSACPPPAYVPYAAQAALPPGYSNLMPPPPAPQSCRQLSPGPEDLPWWSIQQAAPGPGTCAHRFAGGLQRGLVLAPSELAQYQSQLAALLHPKAPLAATARRCRRCRCPNCQVAAGNGPDAASAAEPGKKKQHVCHVPGCGKVYGKTSHLKAHLRWHTGDRPFVCNWLFCGKSFTRSDELQRHLRTHTGEKRFGCAECGKRFMRSDHLAKHVKTHQNKRLKAGLGLSLPGVDGRACTIKREESRDL